In Gopherus evgoodei ecotype Sinaloan lineage chromosome 21, rGopEvg1_v1.p, whole genome shotgun sequence, a single window of DNA contains:
- the LOC115638400 gene encoding olfactory receptor 13G1-like yields the protein MEHSNHTRVTEFIMQGLFDHPHHQGLFFGLFLCLYIAVVMGNSLIIVAIVIHPPLHTPMYFFIANLALVDILCTSSVVPKILENLMQEKKTISFGGCIIQLFVLTSSLGTELLLLTVMSYDRYVAICHPLHYVKLMNKELCIHLAVSVWAVGTISSFVSILLVLRLDFCRLNLIQHFFCEFPTILALSCSSTYVNEIMIFMADIFLAMGNFLLTIVSYCFIIITILKIQSSKGKQKAFSTCSSHLLVVTLYYSTIIYTYIQPTSSNSLDKNKMVAIMYTLVTPTLNPVIYSLRNKEVKVAMKRILPFSIKSNFSKCEPDYHLSCSF from the coding sequence ATGGAACATAGTAACCACACCAGAGTGACTGAGTTCATCATGCAGGGGCTCTTTGACCATCCTCACCACCAGGGCCTGTTCTTTGGGCTGTTCCTGTGCCTTTATATAGCTGTCGTCATGGGCAATTCCCTAATCATAGTGGCTATTGTCATCCACCCACCTCTccacactcccatgtacttcttcatCGCCAATTTAGCCCTGGTTGATATTTTGTGCACCTCCTCGGTTGTACCTAAAATTCTAGAAAATCTGATGCAGGAGAAGAAAACGATCTCCTTTGGAGGCTGCATCATCCAGCTCTTTGTCTTAACATCATCACTGGGGACAGAGCTTCTGCTGCTCACTGTCATGTCATATGACAGGTATGTAGCCATTTGCCACCCTTTGCATTATGTAAAACTCATGAACAAGGAACTTTGTATCCATTTAGCAGTCAGTGTCTGGGCTGTGGGTACCATCAGTTCATTTGTCAGCATATTGCTTGTGCTACGTCTGGATTTTTGCAGGCTCAACCTCATCCAGCATTTCTTCTGTGAGTTCCCAACAATATTGGCACTGTCCTGCAGCTCCACCTATGTCAATGAAATCATGATATTCATGGCTGACATTTTCCTGGCCATGGGGAACTTCCTTCTGACTATCGTGTCCTATTGCTTCATTATCATCACCATCCTGAAAATCCAGAGCTCCaaagggaagcagaaagccttctccacctgctcctcccacctgctTGTGGTCACCTTGTACTACTCCACCATAATCTACACCTACATCCAGCCGACCTCCAGTAACTCATTGGATAAAAACAAGATGGTGGCCATAATGTACACCCTAGTCACTCCCACCCTGAACCCTGTGATCTACAGTTTACGCAATAAGGAGGTCAAAGTGGCTATGAAGAGAATCCTTCCATTCAGcataaaaagtaatttttccaAGTGTGAACCTGATTATCACCTGTCTTGTTCCTTTTAA